One window of Sardina pilchardus chromosome 2, fSarPil1.1, whole genome shotgun sequence genomic DNA carries:
- the LOC134066511 gene encoding zinc finger protein 574-like isoform X1, with amino-acid sequence MSNCADFRSQISAVMEVLANAAVVEICKVVNEGYAVLRLEMTRSRRENESLKSKLKSIELLLSQDIDNGTEGTTTSINQEQTKDQTHFAVGTTGTPGGKRITAFHDDLGSAQSCMPAVSSPTHSHVPDVPIKEEMVEQNIRSEKQEDEHYRNDYTSKASNGERPSTSHMISDYPHDLMTTGRHQSADLETPVLAANERTLCENDSQYSPEIEVPPISSQSRIISSAEENSSQSPHPDLELISSTGQSSSYNSTSSLNFIGWRPEVPTDSSSLKMEGDDCAWKETRAFESHTKGYKAGMMGVGENSDLNPLHFKIGEDSQMRHDCVGLDFSALPDVSEMFNARAAKIHPTMMRRDLQSLPGYEESFVDFGSASQLRMGDGSSSPEHAGPPQPGQAGRLFGCNFCGKQFPHLHQLKTHRRVHTGEKPYSCPQCGKRFSQSSHIKRHMTVHTGERPFGCALCGKRFSQSCSLKVHQRVHTNVRPFSCTQCGKSFSVLSNLVRHQTVHIRMKTNPGTLNI; translated from the exons ATGTCTAATTGTGCAGATTTCCGTTCACAGATCTCCGCAGTAATGGAGGTTCTAGCCAATGCAGCTGTGGTGGAAATTTGTAAAGTTGTTAATGAAGGCTATGCTGTTTTGCGACTGGAAATGACCAGAAGCAGGAGAGAAAACGAATCATTGAAGAGCAAATTAAAATCAATAGAGCTTCTCTTGTCTCAAGACATAGACAACGGGACAGAAGGAACAACAACCTCTATTAATCAAGAGCAGACCAAAGACCAAACTCATTTTGCAG TTGGAACTACTGGGACACCTGGAGGAAAGAGAATCACTGCCTTCCATGATGACTTGGGCTCTGCACAGTCTTGCATG cctGCAGTCAGttcaccaacacactcacatgttcCAGATGTTCCTATAAAAGAAGAGATGGTTGAACAAAATATAAGAAGTGAAAAGCAAGAAGATGAACATTATAGAAATGACT acacatcaaagGCCAGCAATGGTGAAAGACCCTCAACTTCCCATATGATATCTGATTACCCTCATGATCTCATGACCACAGGTAGACATCAGAGTGCTGACCTGGAGACCCCTGTTTTGGCTGCTAATGAGAGGACCCTGTGTGAAAATGACAGTCAATACAGTCCAGAGATTGAAGTGCCTCCTATTTCCAGCCAAAGTAGAATAATTTCATCTGCAGAGGAGAATAGTTCCCAGTCTCCTCACCCAGACCTTGAGCTGATATCCAgtacaggccagtcaagttcttaTAACAGCACATCATCTCTGAATTTCATTGGATGGAGGCCTGAAGTACCCACTGACTCAAGTTCGTTGAAAATGGAGGGAGATGACTGTGCATGGAAGGAGACAAGAGCTTTTGAGTCACACACTAAAGGGTATAAAGCTGGCATGATGGGAGTAGGGGAGAACAGCGACCTGAATCCCCTCCATTTCAAGATTGGAGAAGACTCTCAAATGAGACATGACTGTGTAGGGCTAGATTTCAGTGCATTACCTGACGTCAGTGAGATGTTCAATGCGAGGGCAGCCAAGATCCACCCAACAATGATGAGAAGAGATCTGCAGTCATTGCCAGGCTACGAGGAGAGTTTTGTTGACTTTGGTTCGGCCTCTCAGCTCAGGATGGGAGATGGTTCCAGCTCTCCGGAGCATGCTGGGCCCCCACAACCTGGTCAGGCAGGGAGATTGTTTGGCTGCAATTTCTGTGGTAAACAGTTTCCACATCTCCATCAGCTGAAGACACACCGAAGAGTTCACACGGGAGAAAAGCCTTATAGCTGCCCTCAGTGTGGAAAGCGCTTCTCCCAGTCGAGCCACATTAAAAGACACATGACAGTTCATACAGGGGAGAGGCCGTTTGGCTGTGCGCTGTGTGGAAAGAGGTTCTCACAGTCTTGCAGCCTGAAGGTTCATCAAAGGGTGCACACCAACGTCAGACCGTTTAGTTGCACTCAGTGTGGGAAAAGTTTCTCAGTTCTCAGTAATCTTGTAAGACATCAGACTGTACATATAAGGATGAAGACTAATCCTGGGACATTAAATATCTGA
- the LOC134066511 gene encoding zinc finger protein 768-like isoform X2, producing the protein MSNCADFRSQISAVMEVLANAAVVEICKVVNEGYAVLRLEMTRSRRENESLKSKLKSIELLLSQDIDNGTEGTTTSINQEQTKDQTHFAVGTTGTPGGKRITAFHDDLGSAQSCMPAVSSPTHSHVPDVPIKEEMVEQNIRSEKQEDEHYRNDCRHQSADLETPVLAANERTLCENDSQYSPEIEVPPISSQSRIISSAEENSSQSPHPDLELISSTGQSSSYNSTSSLNFIGWRPEVPTDSSSLKMEGDDCAWKETRAFESHTKGYKAGMMGVGENSDLNPLHFKIGEDSQMRHDCVGLDFSALPDVSEMFNARAAKIHPTMMRRDLQSLPGYEESFVDFGSASQLRMGDGSSSPEHAGPPQPGQAGRLFGCNFCGKQFPHLHQLKTHRRVHTGEKPYSCPQCGKRFSQSSHIKRHMTVHTGERPFGCALCGKRFSQSCSLKVHQRVHTNVRPFSCTQCGKSFSVLSNLVRHQTVHIRMKTNPGTLNI; encoded by the exons ATGTCTAATTGTGCAGATTTCCGTTCACAGATCTCCGCAGTAATGGAGGTTCTAGCCAATGCAGCTGTGGTGGAAATTTGTAAAGTTGTTAATGAAGGCTATGCTGTTTTGCGACTGGAAATGACCAGAAGCAGGAGAGAAAACGAATCATTGAAGAGCAAATTAAAATCAATAGAGCTTCTCTTGTCTCAAGACATAGACAACGGGACAGAAGGAACAACAACCTCTATTAATCAAGAGCAGACCAAAGACCAAACTCATTTTGCAG TTGGAACTACTGGGACACCTGGAGGAAAGAGAATCACTGCCTTCCATGATGACTTGGGCTCTGCACAGTCTTGCATG cctGCAGTCAGttcaccaacacactcacatgttcCAGATGTTCCTATAAAAGAAGAGATGGTTGAACAAAATATAAGAAGTGAAAAGCAAGAAGATGAACATTATAGAAATGACT GTAGACATCAGAGTGCTGACCTGGAGACCCCTGTTTTGGCTGCTAATGAGAGGACCCTGTGTGAAAATGACAGTCAATACAGTCCAGAGATTGAAGTGCCTCCTATTTCCAGCCAAAGTAGAATAATTTCATCTGCAGAGGAGAATAGTTCCCAGTCTCCTCACCCAGACCTTGAGCTGATATCCAgtacaggccagtcaagttcttaTAACAGCACATCATCTCTGAATTTCATTGGATGGAGGCCTGAAGTACCCACTGACTCAAGTTCGTTGAAAATGGAGGGAGATGACTGTGCATGGAAGGAGACAAGAGCTTTTGAGTCACACACTAAAGGGTATAAAGCTGGCATGATGGGAGTAGGGGAGAACAGCGACCTGAATCCCCTCCATTTCAAGATTGGAGAAGACTCTCAAATGAGACATGACTGTGTAGGGCTAGATTTCAGTGCATTACCTGACGTCAGTGAGATGTTCAATGCGAGGGCAGCCAAGATCCACCCAACAATGATGAGAAGAGATCTGCAGTCATTGCCAGGCTACGAGGAGAGTTTTGTTGACTTTGGTTCGGCCTCTCAGCTCAGGATGGGAGATGGTTCCAGCTCTCCGGAGCATGCTGGGCCCCCACAACCTGGTCAGGCAGGGAGATTGTTTGGCTGCAATTTCTGTGGTAAACAGTTTCCACATCTCCATCAGCTGAAGACACACCGAAGAGTTCACACGGGAGAAAAGCCTTATAGCTGCCCTCAGTGTGGAAAGCGCTTCTCCCAGTCGAGCCACATTAAAAGACACATGACAGTTCATACAGGGGAGAGGCCGTTTGGCTGTGCGCTGTGTGGAAAGAGGTTCTCACAGTCTTGCAGCCTGAAGGTTCATCAAAGGGTGCACACCAACGTCAGACCGTTTAGTTGCACTCAGTGTGGGAAAAGTTTCTCAGTTCTCAGTAATCTTGTAAGACATCAGACTGTACATATAAGGATGAAGACTAATCCTGGGACATTAAATATCTGA